A single Apodemus sylvaticus chromosome 20, mApoSyl1.1, whole genome shotgun sequence DNA region contains:
- the LOC127670742 gene encoding vomeronasal type-2 receptor 116-like isoform X4: MKNLCAFTISFLLLKFSLILCCLIEPFCFWRIRNTEDNYGDLRSDCGFFLFTVEGPVEDYFYNDDLDFRIPAARYEFFLVMLFATDEINENPYLLPNMSFMFSIVLELCQDTLGVLDRAHSQQNKRVNFINYICRIYQICYVHLTGPSWKTSLKLAIHSKTPKVFFGPFNPNLSDHDQLPYVHQVASKDTHLSHGMVSLLLHFRWTWIGMVISDDDKGIQFLSDLREEMQRHGICLAFVNVIPETMQTYMTKAMIYDKQIMASSAKVVIIYGEMNSTLEVSFRRWKYFGSQRIWITTSQLDVTTNKKEFRLDFFHGTVTFAHHRGKLAKFRNFMQTMNYDKYPVNISDSMLGWNYFNCSVSKNSNKRDDFVLNNTLEWTALHKYDMALNEEGYNLYNAVYAVAHTYHELLLQQVESQKTTGVKGEFTDCQQVPSSMCSAPCTAGFRKIHQEETVECCFDCVQCQENEVSNETGMEQCVRCPDDKYANLEQTHCLQRAVSFLAYEDPLGLALGFMALSFSAITILVLSTFVKYRDAPIVKANNCILSYILLFSLVFCFLCSLLFIGHPNQSTCILQQITFGVFFTVAVSTVLAKTITVVMAFKLTTPGRRMRGMLTSGAPNLVIPICTLIQLVLCGIWLVTSPPFIDRDTQSEHGKIVIICKKGSVIAFHVVMGYLGSLALGSFTVAFLARNLPDRFNEAKFLTFSMLVFCSVWVTFLPVYHSSRGKIMVVVEVFSILDSSAGLLGCIFVPKCYVILVRPHSNFLQRYKDKLAH; encoded by the exons ATGAAGAATCTTTGTGCTTTCACTATTTCCTTTTTGCTCCTGAAGTTTTCTCTCATTTTGTGCTGTTTGATTGAACCATTTTGCTTTTGGAGGATAAGGAATACTGAAGATAATTATGGAGATTTGAGAAGTGactgtggttttttcctttttacagtAGAGGGACCTGTTGAAGACTATTTTTATAATGATGATTTAGATTTTAG aataccagCAGCACGATATGAATTTTTTCTGGTAATGCTTTTTGCGACTGATGAGATCAACGAGAATCCTTATCTTTTACCCAATATGTCTTTCATGTTCTCCATTGTTCTTGAGCTCTGTCAAGATACATTGGGAGTTCTGGATAGAGCACATTCACAACAAAACAAACGtgtgaattttattaattatatctgtAGAATATATCAAATTTGTTATGTACACCTTACAGGCCCATCATGGAAAACATCCTTAAAACTGGCAATTCATTCTAAGACACCAAAG gttttctttggtcCATTTAATCCTAACCTAAGTGATCATGACCAGTTGCCCTATGTCCATCAGGTAGCCAGCAAGGACACACATTTGTCCCATGGCATGGTTTCCTTGCtgcttcattttagatggacCTGGATAGGCATGGTCATCTCAGATGATGACAAgggcattcagtttctctcagatttaagagaagaaatgcaaaggcatgGGATCTGCttagcttttgtgaatgtgatcccagaaaccatgcagacatacatgactaaggctatgatatatgataaacaaattatggcatcttcagcaaaggttgttatcatttatggtgaaatgaattctactttagaagtcagctttagaCGGTGGAAATATTTTGGTTctcagagaatctggatcacaACCTCTCAATTGGATGTTAccacaaataaaaaggaattcagGCTTGATTTCTTTCATGGGACTGTCACTTTTGCACACCACAGAGGCAAGCTTgctaaatttaggaattttatgcaAACAATGAACTATGacaaatacccagtaaacattTCTGACTCTATGCtggggtggaattattttaattgttcagtctctaaaaacagcaataaaagaGATGATTTTGTATTGAATAACACATTGGAATGGACAGCACTGCAcaaatatgacatggccctgaATGAAGAaggttataatttatataatgctgtgtatgctgtggcccacacctaccatgaactacttcttcaacaagtagagtctcagaaaacaacaggTGTCAAAGGAGAATTCACTGACTGCCAGCAG GTTCCCTCCTCCATGTGTAGTGCGCCATGTACTGCTGGATTCAGGAAAATTCATCAGGAAGAAACAGTAGaatgctgctttgattgtgttcagtgccaagaaaatgaggtttccaatgaaacag GTATGGAACAATGTGTGAGATGTCCAGATGATAAGTATGCCAACTTAGAGCAAACGcactgcctccaaagagctgtgTCATTTCTGGCTTATGAAGATCCATTGGGGCTTGCTCTAGGCTTCATGGCCCTGTCCTTCTCAGCCATCACAATTCTAGTACTGTCCACTTTTGTGAAATACAGGGATgctcctattgtgaaggccaataactgcattctcagctacatcctgCTCTTCTCTCtagtgttctgttttctctgctcattgctcttcatAGGACATCCCAACCAGTctacctgcatcctgcagcagatcacatttggagtatttttcacagtggctgtttctacagtgttggccaaaacaataactgttgtcatggctttcaagctcactactccagggagaagaatgagagggatgctgacatcaggagcacctaacttggtcattcccatctgtaccctgatccaacttgttctctgtggcatttggttggtaacatctcctccctttattgacagagatacacaatctgaacatgggaagattgtcattatttgcaaaaaaggctcagtcattgccttccatgttgtcatgggatatttgggttccttggctctcgggagcttcactgtggctttcctggctaggaaccttcctgatagattcaatgaagccaagttcctaactttcagcatgctggtgttctgcagtgtctgggtcacctttCTCCCTGTGTACCATAGCTCCAGGGGAAAGatcatggtggttgtggaggtcttctccatcttggattctagtgcagggttgctagggtgtatctttgtcccaaagtgttatgttattttagttaggCCACATTCAAATTTTTTACAGAGGTACAAAGATAAATTGGCTCATTGA
- the LOC127670742 gene encoding vomeronasal type-2 receptor 116-like isoform X3 has protein sequence MKNLCAFTISFLLLKFSLILCCLIEPFCFWRIRNTEDNYGDLRSDCGFFLFTVEGPVEDYFYNDDLDFRIPAARYEFFLVMLFATDEINENPYLLPNMSFMFSIVLELCQDTLGVLDRAHSQQNKRVNFINYICRIYQICYVHLTGPSWKTSLKLAIHSKTPKVFFGPFNPNLSDHDQLPYVHQVASKDTHLSHGMVSLLLHFRWTWIGMVISDDDKGIQFLSDLREEMQRHGICLAFVNVIPETMQTYMTKAMIYDKQIMASSAKVVIIYGEMNSTLEVSFRRWKYFGSQRIWITTSQLDVTTNKKEFRLDFFHGTVTFAHHRGKLAKFRNFMQTMNYDKYPVNISDSMLGWNYFNCSVSKNSNKRDDFVLNNTLEWTALHKYDMALNEEGYNLYNAVYAVAHTYHELLLQQVESQKTTGVKGEFTDCQQVSSLLKTRVFINPVGELVSMNHRENQCAGYDIFIIWNFPQGHGLKVKIGSYFPCFSRNQLYISEDLEWAMGGTSVGMEQCVRCPDDKYANLEQTHCLQRAVSFLAYEDPLGLALGFMALSFSAITILVLSTFVKYRDAPIVKANNCILSYILLFSLVFCFLCSLLFIGHPNQSTCILQQITFGVFFTVAVSTVLAKTITVVMAFKLTTPGRRMRGMLTSGAPNLVIPICTLIQLVLCGIWLVTSPPFIDRDTQSEHGKIVIICKKGSVIAFHVVMGYLGSLALGSFTVAFLARNLPDRFNEAKFLTFSMLVFCSVWVTFLPVYHSSRGKIMVVVEVFSILDSSAGLLGCIFVPKCYVILVRPHSNFLQRYKDKLAH, from the exons ATGAAGAATCTTTGTGCTTTCACTATTTCCTTTTTGCTCCTGAAGTTTTCTCTCATTTTGTGCTGTTTGATTGAACCATTTTGCTTTTGGAGGATAAGGAATACTGAAGATAATTATGGAGATTTGAGAAGTGactgtggttttttcctttttacagtAGAGGGACCTGTTGAAGACTATTTTTATAATGATGATTTAGATTTTAG aataccagCAGCACGATATGAATTTTTTCTGGTAATGCTTTTTGCGACTGATGAGATCAACGAGAATCCTTATCTTTTACCCAATATGTCTTTCATGTTCTCCATTGTTCTTGAGCTCTGTCAAGATACATTGGGAGTTCTGGATAGAGCACATTCACAACAAAACAAACGtgtgaattttattaattatatctgtAGAATATATCAAATTTGTTATGTACACCTTACAGGCCCATCATGGAAAACATCCTTAAAACTGGCAATTCATTCTAAGACACCAAAG gttttctttggtcCATTTAATCCTAACCTAAGTGATCATGACCAGTTGCCCTATGTCCATCAGGTAGCCAGCAAGGACACACATTTGTCCCATGGCATGGTTTCCTTGCtgcttcattttagatggacCTGGATAGGCATGGTCATCTCAGATGATGACAAgggcattcagtttctctcagatttaagagaagaaatgcaaaggcatgGGATCTGCttagcttttgtgaatgtgatcccagaaaccatgcagacatacatgactaaggctatgatatatgataaacaaattatggcatcttcagcaaaggttgttatcatttatggtgaaatgaattctactttagaagtcagctttagaCGGTGGAAATATTTTGGTTctcagagaatctggatcacaACCTCTCAATTGGATGTTAccacaaataaaaaggaattcagGCTTGATTTCTTTCATGGGACTGTCACTTTTGCACACCACAGAGGCAAGCTTgctaaatttaggaattttatgcaAACAATGAACTATGacaaatacccagtaaacattTCTGACTCTATGCtggggtggaattattttaattgttcagtctctaaaaacagcaataaaagaGATGATTTTGTATTGAATAACACATTGGAATGGACAGCACTGCAcaaatatgacatggccctgaATGAAGAaggttataatttatataatgctgtgtatgctgtggcccacacctaccatgaactacttcttcaacaagtagagtctcagaaaacaacaggTGTCAAAGGAGAATTCACTGACTGCCAGCAG gtgtcttccttgctgAAAACCAGGGTATTTATTAATcctgttggagaactggtgaGCATGAACCATAGAGAAAATCAGTGTGCAGggtatgacattttcatcatttggaattttccacaaggccatggattaaaagtgaaaataggaagctattttccttgtttttcacGGAACCAACTTTAtatatctgaagatttggagtGGGCGATGGGAGGAACATCAGTGG GTATGGAACAATGTGTGAGATGTCCAGATGATAAGTATGCCAACTTAGAGCAAACGcactgcctccaaagagctgtgTCATTTCTGGCTTATGAAGATCCATTGGGGCTTGCTCTAGGCTTCATGGCCCTGTCCTTCTCAGCCATCACAATTCTAGTACTGTCCACTTTTGTGAAATACAGGGATgctcctattgtgaaggccaataactgcattctcagctacatcctgCTCTTCTCTCtagtgttctgttttctctgctcattgctcttcatAGGACATCCCAACCAGTctacctgcatcctgcagcagatcacatttggagtatttttcacagtggctgtttctacagtgttggccaaaacaataactgttgtcatggctttcaagctcactactccagggagaagaatgagagggatgctgacatcaggagcacctaacttggtcattcccatctgtaccctgatccaacttgttctctgtggcatttggttggtaacatctcctccctttattgacagagatacacaatctgaacatgggaagattgtcattatttgcaaaaaaggctcagtcattgccttccatgttgtcatgggatatttgggttccttggctctcgggagcttcactgtggctttcctggctaggaaccttcctgatagattcaatgaagccaagttcctaactttcagcatgctggtgttctgcagtgtctgggtcacctttCTCCCTGTGTACCATAGCTCCAGGGGAAAGatcatggtggttgtggaggtcttctccatcttggattctagtgcagggttgctagggtgtatctttgtcccaaagtgttatgttattttagttaggCCACATTCAAATTTTTTACAGAGGTACAAAGATAAATTGGCTCATTGA
- the LOC127670742 gene encoding vomeronasal type-2 receptor 116-like isoform X1: MKNLCAFTISFLLLKFSLILCCLIEPFCFWRIRNTEDNYGDLRSDCGFFLFTVEGPVEDYFYNDDLDFRIPAARYEFFLVMLFATDEINENPYLLPNMSFMFSIVLELCQDTLGVLDRAHSQQNKRVNFINYICRIYQICYVHLTGPSWKTSLKLAIHSKTPKVFFGPFNPNLSDHDQLPYVHQVASKDTHLSHGMVSLLLHFRWTWIGMVISDDDKGIQFLSDLREEMQRHGICLAFVNVIPETMQTYMTKAMIYDKQIMASSAKVVIIYGEMNSTLEVSFRRWKYFGSQRIWITTSQLDVTTNKKEFRLDFFHGTVTFAHHRGKLAKFRNFMQTMNYDKYPVNISDSMLGWNYFNCSVSKNSNKRDDFVLNNTLEWTALHKYDMALNEEGYNLYNAVYAVAHTYHELLLQQVESQKTTGVKGEFTDCQQVSSLLKTRVFINPVGELVSMNHRENQCAGYDIFIIWNFPQGHGLKVKIGSYFPCFSRNQLYISEDLEWAMGGTSVPSSMCSAPCTAGFRKIHQEETVECCFDCVQCQENEVSNETAGMEQCVRCPDDKYANLEQTHCLQRAVSFLAYEDPLGLALGFMALSFSAITILVLSTFVKYRDAPIVKANNCILSYILLFSLVFCFLCSLLFIGHPNQSTCILQQITFGVFFTVAVSTVLAKTITVVMAFKLTTPGRRMRGMLTSGAPNLVIPICTLIQLVLCGIWLVTSPPFIDRDTQSEHGKIVIICKKGSVIAFHVVMGYLGSLALGSFTVAFLARNLPDRFNEAKFLTFSMLVFCSVWVTFLPVYHSSRGKIMVVVEVFSILDSSAGLLGCIFVPKCYVILVRPHSNFLQRYKDKLAH, encoded by the exons ATGAAGAATCTTTGTGCTTTCACTATTTCCTTTTTGCTCCTGAAGTTTTCTCTCATTTTGTGCTGTTTGATTGAACCATTTTGCTTTTGGAGGATAAGGAATACTGAAGATAATTATGGAGATTTGAGAAGTGactgtggttttttcctttttacagtAGAGGGACCTGTTGAAGACTATTTTTATAATGATGATTTAGATTTTAG aataccagCAGCACGATATGAATTTTTTCTGGTAATGCTTTTTGCGACTGATGAGATCAACGAGAATCCTTATCTTTTACCCAATATGTCTTTCATGTTCTCCATTGTTCTTGAGCTCTGTCAAGATACATTGGGAGTTCTGGATAGAGCACATTCACAACAAAACAAACGtgtgaattttattaattatatctgtAGAATATATCAAATTTGTTATGTACACCTTACAGGCCCATCATGGAAAACATCCTTAAAACTGGCAATTCATTCTAAGACACCAAAG gttttctttggtcCATTTAATCCTAACCTAAGTGATCATGACCAGTTGCCCTATGTCCATCAGGTAGCCAGCAAGGACACACATTTGTCCCATGGCATGGTTTCCTTGCtgcttcattttagatggacCTGGATAGGCATGGTCATCTCAGATGATGACAAgggcattcagtttctctcagatttaagagaagaaatgcaaaggcatgGGATCTGCttagcttttgtgaatgtgatcccagaaaccatgcagacatacatgactaaggctatgatatatgataaacaaattatggcatcttcagcaaaggttgttatcatttatggtgaaatgaattctactttagaagtcagctttagaCGGTGGAAATATTTTGGTTctcagagaatctggatcacaACCTCTCAATTGGATGTTAccacaaataaaaaggaattcagGCTTGATTTCTTTCATGGGACTGTCACTTTTGCACACCACAGAGGCAAGCTTgctaaatttaggaattttatgcaAACAATGAACTATGacaaatacccagtaaacattTCTGACTCTATGCtggggtggaattattttaattgttcagtctctaaaaacagcaataaaagaGATGATTTTGTATTGAATAACACATTGGAATGGACAGCACTGCAcaaatatgacatggccctgaATGAAGAaggttataatttatataatgctgtgtatgctgtggcccacacctaccatgaactacttcttcaacaagtagagtctcagaaaacaacaggTGTCAAAGGAGAATTCACTGACTGCCAGCAG gtgtcttccttgctgAAAACCAGGGTATTTATTAATcctgttggagaactggtgaGCATGAACCATAGAGAAAATCAGTGTGCAGggtatgacattttcatcatttggaattttccacaaggccatggattaaaagtgaaaataggaagctattttccttgtttttcacGGAACCAACTTTAtatatctgaagatttggagtGGGCGATGGGAGGAACATCA GTTCCCTCCTCCATGTGTAGTGCGCCATGTACTGCTGGATTCAGGAAAATTCATCAGGAAGAAACAGTAGaatgctgctttgattgtgttcagtgccaagaaaatgaggtttccaatgaaacag CAGGTATGGAACAATGTGTGAGATGTCCAGATGATAAGTATGCCAACTTAGAGCAAACGcactgcctccaaagagctgtgTCATTTCTGGCTTATGAAGATCCATTGGGGCTTGCTCTAGGCTTCATGGCCCTGTCCTTCTCAGCCATCACAATTCTAGTACTGTCCACTTTTGTGAAATACAGGGATgctcctattgtgaaggccaataactgcattctcagctacatcctgCTCTTCTCTCtagtgttctgttttctctgctcattgctcttcatAGGACATCCCAACCAGTctacctgcatcctgcagcagatcacatttggagtatttttcacagtggctgtttctacagtgttggccaaaacaataactgttgtcatggctttcaagctcactactccagggagaagaatgagagggatgctgacatcaggagcacctaacttggtcattcccatctgtaccctgatccaacttgttctctgtggcatttggttggtaacatctcctccctttattgacagagatacacaatctgaacatgggaagattgtcattatttgcaaaaaaggctcagtcattgccttccatgttgtcatgggatatttgggttccttggctctcgggagcttcactgtggctttcctggctaggaaccttcctgatagattcaatgaagccaagttcctaactttcagcatgctggtgttctgcagtgtctgggtcacctttCTCCCTGTGTACCATAGCTCCAGGGGAAAGatcatggtggttgtggaggtcttctccatcttggattctagtgcagggttgctagggtgtatctttgtcccaaagtgttatgttattttagttaggCCACATTCAAATTTTTTACAGAGGTACAAAGATAAATTGGCTCATTGA
- the LOC127670742 gene encoding vomeronasal type-2 receptor 116-like isoform X2 gives MKNLCAFTISFLLLKFSLILCCLIEPFCFWRIRNTEDNYGDLRSDCGFFLFTVEGPVEDYFYNDDLDFRIPAARYEFFLVMLFATDEINENPYLLPNMSFMFSIVLELCQDTLGVLDRAHSQQNKRVNFINYICRIYQICYVHLTGPSWKTSLKLAIHSKTPKVFFGPFNPNLSDHDQLPYVHQVASKDTHLSHGMVSLLLHFRWTWIGMVISDDDKGIQFLSDLREEMQRHGICLAFVNVIPETMQTYMTKAMIYDKQIMASSAKVVIIYGEMNSTLEVSFRRWKYFGSQRIWITTSQLDVTTNKKEFRLDFFHGTVTFAHHRGKLAKFRNFMQTMNYDKYPVNISDSMLGWNYFNCSVSKNSNKRDDFVLNNTLEWTALHKYDMALNEEGYNLYNAVYAVAHTYHELLLQQVESQKTTGVKGEFTDCQQVSSLLKTRVFINPVGELVSMNHRENQCAGYDIFIIWNFPQGHGLKVKIGSYFPCFSRNQLYISEDLEWAMGGTSVPSSMCSAPCTAGFRKIHQEETVECCFDCVQCQENEVSNETGMEQCVRCPDDKYANLEQTHCLQRAVSFLAYEDPLGLALGFMALSFSAITILVLSTFVKYRDAPIVKANNCILSYILLFSLVFCFLCSLLFIGHPNQSTCILQQITFGVFFTVAVSTVLAKTITVVMAFKLTTPGRRMRGMLTSGAPNLVIPICTLIQLVLCGIWLVTSPPFIDRDTQSEHGKIVIICKKGSVIAFHVVMGYLGSLALGSFTVAFLARNLPDRFNEAKFLTFSMLVFCSVWVTFLPVYHSSRGKIMVVVEVFSILDSSAGLLGCIFVPKCYVILVRPHSNFLQRYKDKLAH, from the exons ATGAAGAATCTTTGTGCTTTCACTATTTCCTTTTTGCTCCTGAAGTTTTCTCTCATTTTGTGCTGTTTGATTGAACCATTTTGCTTTTGGAGGATAAGGAATACTGAAGATAATTATGGAGATTTGAGAAGTGactgtggttttttcctttttacagtAGAGGGACCTGTTGAAGACTATTTTTATAATGATGATTTAGATTTTAG aataccagCAGCACGATATGAATTTTTTCTGGTAATGCTTTTTGCGACTGATGAGATCAACGAGAATCCTTATCTTTTACCCAATATGTCTTTCATGTTCTCCATTGTTCTTGAGCTCTGTCAAGATACATTGGGAGTTCTGGATAGAGCACATTCACAACAAAACAAACGtgtgaattttattaattatatctgtAGAATATATCAAATTTGTTATGTACACCTTACAGGCCCATCATGGAAAACATCCTTAAAACTGGCAATTCATTCTAAGACACCAAAG gttttctttggtcCATTTAATCCTAACCTAAGTGATCATGACCAGTTGCCCTATGTCCATCAGGTAGCCAGCAAGGACACACATTTGTCCCATGGCATGGTTTCCTTGCtgcttcattttagatggacCTGGATAGGCATGGTCATCTCAGATGATGACAAgggcattcagtttctctcagatttaagagaagaaatgcaaaggcatgGGATCTGCttagcttttgtgaatgtgatcccagaaaccatgcagacatacatgactaaggctatgatatatgataaacaaattatggcatcttcagcaaaggttgttatcatttatggtgaaatgaattctactttagaagtcagctttagaCGGTGGAAATATTTTGGTTctcagagaatctggatcacaACCTCTCAATTGGATGTTAccacaaataaaaaggaattcagGCTTGATTTCTTTCATGGGACTGTCACTTTTGCACACCACAGAGGCAAGCTTgctaaatttaggaattttatgcaAACAATGAACTATGacaaatacccagtaaacattTCTGACTCTATGCtggggtggaattattttaattgttcagtctctaaaaacagcaataaaagaGATGATTTTGTATTGAATAACACATTGGAATGGACAGCACTGCAcaaatatgacatggccctgaATGAAGAaggttataatttatataatgctgtgtatgctgtggcccacacctaccatgaactacttcttcaacaagtagagtctcagaaaacaacaggTGTCAAAGGAGAATTCACTGACTGCCAGCAG gtgtcttccttgctgAAAACCAGGGTATTTATTAATcctgttggagaactggtgaGCATGAACCATAGAGAAAATCAGTGTGCAGggtatgacattttcatcatttggaattttccacaaggccatggattaaaagtgaaaataggaagctattttccttgtttttcacGGAACCAACTTTAtatatctgaagatttggagtGGGCGATGGGAGGAACATCA GTTCCCTCCTCCATGTGTAGTGCGCCATGTACTGCTGGATTCAGGAAAATTCATCAGGAAGAAACAGTAGaatgctgctttgattgtgttcagtgccaagaaaatgaggtttccaatgaaacag GTATGGAACAATGTGTGAGATGTCCAGATGATAAGTATGCCAACTTAGAGCAAACGcactgcctccaaagagctgtgTCATTTCTGGCTTATGAAGATCCATTGGGGCTTGCTCTAGGCTTCATGGCCCTGTCCTTCTCAGCCATCACAATTCTAGTACTGTCCACTTTTGTGAAATACAGGGATgctcctattgtgaaggccaataactgcattctcagctacatcctgCTCTTCTCTCtagtgttctgttttctctgctcattgctcttcatAGGACATCCCAACCAGTctacctgcatcctgcagcagatcacatttggagtatttttcacagtggctgtttctacagtgttggccaaaacaataactgttgtcatggctttcaagctcactactccagggagaagaatgagagggatgctgacatcaggagcacctaacttggtcattcccatctgtaccctgatccaacttgttctctgtggcatttggttggtaacatctcctccctttattgacagagatacacaatctgaacatgggaagattgtcattatttgcaaaaaaggctcagtcattgccttccatgttgtcatgggatatttgggttccttggctctcgggagcttcactgtggctttcctggctaggaaccttcctgatagattcaatgaagccaagttcctaactttcagcatgctggtgttctgcagtgtctgggtcacctttCTCCCTGTGTACCATAGCTCCAGGGGAAAGatcatggtggttgtggaggtcttctccatcttggattctagtgcagggttgctagggtgtatctttgtcccaaagtgttatgttattttagttaggCCACATTCAAATTTTTTACAGAGGTACAAAGATAAATTGGCTCATTGA